A genomic segment from Melospiza georgiana isolate bMelGeo1 chromosome 17, bMelGeo1.pri, whole genome shotgun sequence encodes:
- the LOC131090902 gene encoding basic proline-rich protein-like, with amino-acid sequence MVLAVSSQEQKRVAETRVGAGSAPQGPPTRAALFIRLSNPCGAGIGVGSPGRAPPFPPPLLRPDKLTAPPGGAPPARPRCGARCGAAEGARAPRRARAPPTAPRTHRSHPPDTPLAPRINPIPPPGHPPRSPHPPGPTLRTPPSLPAPSRSHPPDTPIAPRINPIPPSGHPHRSPHPPAAPAPSPGSLRLRHSPPRWGQEPSDLFKSNKIEPKRPCSVLSPAVRAGASSRPTAHALRCAGASDYSRCLGSKQDGNREHGGTLPASCLPSGEHREPAGTAGATTPSPALRDCRGSLRPDPTQHSDPARPGRTGAARPRRNRCSLIPGCLRRVPAAGKAPRPGAAPLGHSTARPPQPWACEGMAPTEGSVNPHRDRGPEPAVLLPPSLPASRLGRCRSHGRSPSLLAAGPVSGLQPPPQGELGEGTAGSRSGRSLLSGPGCGDGAAPAPSSSSSAPAAGRTERFLPPPPAGPAERRDPGSGRSPPRALRSPRRGSSTLGRAGVRGAGGDTRDRGCAHAAAAGGGRRDQLRPGISCAPGPPRSLGSGPGSPRTARPARPTCPLPSRPSPGRLAAAQPGAALLPPPPPLLLLLLPRAQPCLIPRVSNPRCGFGRGGAGAHPPGPAGRRARDARAGAPGEPPLRTPQPWQPRWAVPARPQRSEASRGGSVVLRTGTRPHTRCCRFSSDATWVGESPAATLRGNPSAWKDEDADLQLGRDVERLAQAAIPRDTGIFLCLRPTSSARQ; translated from the exons ATGGTGCTTGCTGTCTCCTCACAGGAGCAGAAGAG GGTGGCTGAGACACGGGTGGGTGCTGGCAGCGCTCCCCAGGGACCACCAACGCGGGCAGCCCTGTTCATCCGGCTCAGCAACCCCTGCGGGGCGGGGATTGGGGTGGGATCCCCAGGCAGGGCCCCTCCGTTTCCACCCCCGCTGCTGAGACCCGACAAACTCACGGCACCGCCGGGCGgggcgcccccggcccgcccccgctGCGGAGCGCGGTGCGGGGCAGCAGAGGGCGCCAGAGCACCGCGCAGGGCCCGCGCTCCCCCCACCGCTCCCCGCACCCACCGGTCCCACCCTCCGGACACCCCCCTCGCTCCCCGCATCAACCCGATCCCACCCCCCGGACACCCCCCTCGCTCCCCGCACCCTCCCGGTCCCACCCTCCGGACACCCCCCTCGCTCCCCGCACCCTCCCGGTCCCACCCTCCGGACACCCCCATCGCTCCCCGCATCAACCCGATCCCACCCTCCGGACACCCCCATCGCTCCCCGCACCCTCCCG cagccccagccccgagccccggctCCCTCCGCCTCCGGCACAGCCCCCCGCGCTGGGGGCAGGAGCCCTCGGACTTAttcaaaagcaataaaattgAACCCAAGCGTCCCTGTTCCGTTCTGTCACCCGCGGTTCGTGCTGGAGCGAGCTCCCGTCCCACAGCACACGCCCTGCGCTGCGCTGG AGCATCAGATTACAGCCGCTGCCTGGGCTCCAAACAAGATGGTAATCGGGAGCACGGAGGCACCCTGCCTgcatcctgcctgcccagcgGGGAGCACCGGGAGCCTGCTGGCACCGCGGGGGCCACGACACCCTCTCCTGCACTGCGGGACTGCCGGGGCTCGCTGCGCCCCGACCCCACGCAGCACAGCGACCCAGCGCGCCCCGGGCGAACGGGAGCTGCCCGCCCCCGGCGGAACCGCTGCTCGCTCATCCCCGGGTGCTTGCGCAGGGTCCCCGCGGCTGGCAAAGCTCCGCGGCCCGGTGCGGCCCCgctggggcacagcactgcccGTCCCCCGCAGCCGTGGGCGTGCGAGGGGATGGCTCCCACCGAGGGCTCGGTGAACCCACACCGGGATCGTGGTCCCGAGCCCGCtgtgctgctgccgccctcgcTGCCGGCGTCCCGGCTCGGGAGATGTCGGTCCCACGGCCGCTCCCCGAGCCTCCTCGCTGCAGGGCCGGTGTCCGGGCTGCAGCCGCCGCCCCAAGGAGAGCTcggggagggcacagccgg GAGCCGCTCCGGCCGCTCCCTGCTGAGCGGTCCGGGCTGCGGGGACGGAGCAGCCCccgctccctcctcctcctcctcggccCCGGCCGCGGGCAGGACCGAGCGGTtcctcccgccgccgcccgccggtCCCGCAGAGCGCAGGGACCCCGGCAGTGGCCGCTCCCCGCCGCGGGCTCTGCGCTCCCCCCGCCGCGGGAGCTCCACGCTCGGCCGGGCCGGGGTGCGCGGTGCCGGCGGGGACACGCGGGACCGCGGCTGCGCCCACGCTGCGGCAGctggcggggggcggcgggatCAGCTGCGGCCGGGGATCAGCTGCGCCCCGGGGCCCCCCCGCTCCCTGGGGAGCGGCCCCGGCTCCCCCCGCACCGCCCGCCCTGCCCGCCCTACCTGCCCGCTGCCCTCCCGGCCCTCCCCGGGGCGGCTGGCGGCCGCCCAGCccggagctgccctgctccctcctcctcctcctctcctacTTCTCCTCCTCCCgcgggcacagccctgtctAATCCCACGGGTGTCAAATCCACGGTGCGGCTTTGGCCGTGGCGGGGCGGGCGCGCATccgccggggccggcggggagGAGGGCGCGGGATGCTCGGGCGGGGGCACCGGGCGAGCCCCCCCTCCGCACACCGCAGCCATGGCAACCGCGATGGGCTGTCccagcccggccgcagcgcagcgaAG CGTCCCGTGGCGGGTCGGTCGTGCTCCGCACCGGGACGCGCCCGCACACGCGGTGCTGCCGCTTCAGCTCCGACGCCACGTGGGTGGGTGAATCTCCGGCAGCGACTCTCCGGGGAAACCCCTCTGCTTGGAAGGATGAGGACGCGGACCTGCAGCTCGGACGAGATGTGGAGCGCCTGGCTCAGGCAGCGATCCCACGGGACACGGGCATATTCCTGTGCCTGCGTCCCACCTCCTCTGCCAGACAATGA